A stretch of the Rosa rugosa chromosome 5, drRosRugo1.1, whole genome shotgun sequence genome encodes the following:
- the LOC133713008 gene encoding aspartyl protease family protein At5g10770-like: MADIISPSSSSSSSPLNMRNFIGLSLLLCLTLCSLDKGFALAEADSKQQLVEFTHTVDIHSLLPATTCSSSTKGNKRKASLEVVHKHGPCSHLPQHKATPMNHTQILEQDQVRVNSINSRISKKLNRNEDLSQSEATTLPTRWATSQGASNYVVKVGLGTPNKQLSLVFDTGSSLTWTQCQPCAGSCYPQKEPIFDPSASTSYTNISCNSTDCVQLRTTTKFNRCVAGTCLYAVEYGDSSYTVGLFATEKLTLTPNDVFDGFLFGCGQNNEGFISGMAGILGLSRNNFSIVEQTAQKYNRFFSYCLPPTASSIGYLSFGAPDGASNAAVKYTRFTTLSLNSEFYGIDVAGINVNGKKLSIPASVFSSPGTIIDSGTVISRLPSTAYTALRDAFRAAMTSYPLVPGPDKLLDTCYDLSSYPKVTYPKIEFVFGDGVTLELDATGIVYLVNGLKQVCLAFAGNDDPNDIAIFGNTQQKNMEVLYDVAGGRIGFAPGGC; this comes from the exons GGCAGAAGCAGATTCAAAACAACAACTTGTTGAATTCACCCACACAGTTGATATCCACTCCCTACTACCAGCAACGACCTGCAGCTCCTCCACCAAAG GTAATAAGAGGAAGGCATCTCTTGAAGTGGTACACAAGCATGGGCCATGCTCTCATCTCCCTCAACACAAAGCGACTCCTATGAATCACACCCAAATTCTAGAGCAAGACCAAGTGCGAGTTAACTCAATCAACTCCCGGATTTCCAAGAAATTGAACCGCAACGAGGATCTAAGCCAATCAGAGGCCACCACCCTCCCGACCCGGTGGGCTACCAGCCAAGGTGCAAGCAACTACGTGGTGAAGGTGGGATTGGGCACACCTAACAAACAACTTTCGCTCGTATTTGACACCGGAAGCTCTCTCACTTGGACTCAATGCCAACCTTGTGCTGGCTCTTGCTACCCACAAAAGGAGCCCATTTTCGATCCCTCGGCCTCCACCTCATATACCAACATTTCCTGTAATAGCACAGATTGCGTCCAACTCAGGACAACTACAA AATTCAACAGATGCGTAGCGGGCACATGCCTATACGCCGTGGAGTACGGAGACTCATCCTACACCGTTGGATTATTCGCCACAGAAAAGCTGACCTTAACTCCAAACGATGTGTTCGATGGGTTCCTCTTTGGCTGCGGCCAAAACAACGAAGGCTTCATCAGTGGCATGGCCGGTATACTTGGTCTCTCCCGCAACAATTTCTCCATCGTTGAACAAACCGCACAAAAGTACAACCGCTTCTTCTCATACTGTCTTCCACCAACCGCAAGCTCTATTGGTTACCTCAGCTTCGGCGCACCCGATGGAGCTTCCAATGCTGCTGTAAAATACACGCGGTTCACTACTTTATCCTTGAACTCGGAGTTTTACGGCATAGATGTGGCTGGCATCAATGTGAACGGAAAAAAGCTCTCAATTCCTGCTTCGGTGTTTTCGTCCCCGGGGACGATCATCGACTCCGGGACCGTCATCTCGCGGCTGCCGTCCACAGCGTATACCGCTTTGCGGGATGCATTTCGAGCAGCGATGACAAGCTATCCGTTAGTTCCGGGACCGGATAAGCTCCTAGATACATGCTACGACCTTAGTAGCTATCCAAAGGTGACGTATCCGAAAATAGAGTTTGTGTTTGGCGACGGGGTTACGTTGGAATTGGACGCAACCGGAATTGTCTACCTTGTCAACGGTTTGAAGCAGGTTTGCTTGGCTTTTGCTGGGAATGATGATCCTAACGACATTGCGATTTTCGGGAATACTCAGCAGAAGAATATGGAGGTGCTGTATGACGTTGCCGGAGGGAGAATCGGATTTGCTCCCGGTGGTTGCTGA